In the Lates calcarifer isolate ASB-BC8 linkage group LG24, TLL_Latcal_v3, whole genome shotgun sequence genome, one interval contains:
- the eif2s3 gene encoding eukaryotic translation initiation factor 2 subunit 3, translated as MAGDESGTTLGQPHLAKQDLSSLDVTTLTPLSPEIISRQATINIGTIGHVAHGKSTVVKAISGVHTVRFKNELERNITIKLGYANAKIYKLDDPSCPRPECYRSCGSSTPDEFPTDIPSTKGNFKLVRHVSFVDCPGHDILMATMLNGAAVMDAALLLIAGNESCPQPQTSEHLAAIEIMKLKHILILQNKIDLVKESQAKEQYEQILAFVQGTVAEGAPIIPISAQLKYNIEVVCEYIVKKIPVPVRDFISEPRLIVIRSFDVNKPGCEVDDLKGGVAGGSILKGVLKVGQEIEVRPGIVSKDQEGKLMCKPIFSKIVSLFAEHNDLQYAAPGGLIGVGTKIDPTLCRADRMVGQVLGAVGALPEIFTELEISYFLLRRLLGVRTEGDKKAAKVQKLSKNEVLMVNIGSLSTGGRVSAVKADLAKIVLTNPVCTEVGEKIALSRRVEKHWRLIGWGQIRRGVTITPTVDDD; from the exons ATGGCGGGCGACGAGTCTGGTACAACGCTTGGTCAGCCTCACCTGGCCAAACAAGACCTTAGTTCTCTG GATGTGACCACCCTGACACCTCTATCCCCAGAGATTATCAGCAGACAGGCCACCATCAATATTG GCACCATCGGTCATGTGGCCCATGGAAAGTCCACAGTAGTGAAGGCCATTTCTGGTGTTCACACTGTCAGGTTCAAGAATGAGCTGGAGAGGAACATCACCATCAAGTTAGGATATGCTAATGCTAAG ATCTATAAACTGGATGACCCCAGCTGTCCCAGGCCAGAGTGCTACAGGTCGTGTGGCAGCAGCACTCCCGATGAGTTCCCCACAGACATCCCCAGCACCAAGGGCAACTTCAAACTGGTCAG ACATGTGTCATTTGTGGACTGTCCTGGTCACGACATTTTGATGGCAACCATGTTGAACGGAGCTGCCGTCATGGACGCAGCCCTCCTGCTGATTG CGGGTAACGAGTCGTGTCCTCAGCCTCAGACGTCAGAGCATCTGGCCGCCATAGAGATCATGAAGCTGAAGCACATCCTCATCCTGCAGAACAAGATCGACCTGGTGAAGGAGAGCCAGGCCAAAGAGCAGTACGAGCAGATCCTCGCCTTCGTACAGG gcACAGTGGCAGAGGGAGCTCCCATCATTCCTATCTCAGCCCAGCTCAAGTACAACATCGAGGTGGTGTGTGAGTACATTGTCAAAAAGATCCCAGTGCCCGTCAGAGACTTCATATCTGAGCCCAGACTCATCG TCATCAGATCCTTTGATGTGAACAAGCCCGGCTGTGAAGTTGATGACCTGAAAGGAGGCGTGGCGGGAGGAAGTATCCTGAAGGGTGTGCTCAAG GTGGGTCAGGAGATCGAGGTGCGGCCAGGTATCGTGTCCAAAGACCAGGAAGGGAAGCTGATGTGCAAACCCATCTTCTCCAAGATCGTCTCTCTGTTCGCTGAGCACAACGACCTCCAGTACGCTGCACCCGGAGGCCTGATTG gcgTGGGCACTAAGATCGACCCGACGCTGTGCCGTGCGGATCGTATGGTCGGTCAGGTGCTGGGTGCCGTCGGAGCGCTGCCAGAGATCTTCACCGAGCTGGAGATCTCATATTTCCTGCTCAGGAGGCTGCTGGGAGTCCGCACAGAGGGAGACAAGAAGGCTGCCAAG GTCCAGAAGCTGTCTAAGAATGAAGTGCTGATGGTGAACATCGGCTCTCTGTCGACCGGCGGCCGCGTTAGCGCCGTAAAGGCCGATTTGGCCAAGATCGTCCTCACCAACCCCGTCTGCACAGAGGTCGGAGAGAAGATCGCTCTGAGTCGACGAGTGGAGAAACACTGGCG tctgaTTGGTTGGGGACAGATCAGGAGGGGCGTGACCATCACACCCACAGTGGACGACGACTGA
- the klhl15 gene encoding kelch-like protein 15 isoform X1, with amino-acid sequence MSEGARAAWSKRGCGDSHRREPGKHKHRKCERPLSAQPSKPVIVRPGSKRCVMSGADVEVYLSQVHDGSVSSGFRALYEERLLLDVTLLIEEHHFQAHKALLATQSDYFRVMFTADMRERDQDKIHMKGLTAAGFGHILRFMYYGSLELSMPTVQEILQAAMYVQLTEAVEFCCSFLLAKICLENCAEVMRLLEDFSVGVEGVQEQLDNFLLDNFVPLMSRPDFLSYLSLERLQAYLNSDALSRFPEIELYEAVQAWLRHDRRRWRHTDTIVQSIRFCLMTPANIFEKVKTSEFYRYSRQLRQEVDQALSYFHDVNQQPLVETRSNRIRSVRPQTAVFRGMIGHSMVNSKILLLQRPKVSARFSAPEDKHHLRSRVWWELEGPQVPLRPDCLAIVNNFAFLLGGEELGPDGEFHASSKVYRYDPRQNSWLRMADMSVPRSEFAVGVIGKFIYAVAGRTRDETFYSTERYDITEDRWEFVDPYPVNKYGHEGTVLNGKLYITGGITSSSTSKQVCVFDPGREAGGGGGGGSSGGSDAHRTRAGRGPLLPGTHASCWENKSKMNYARCFHKMISHNGKLYVFGGVCVILRASFESQGCPSTEVYDPETDEWTILASMPIGRSGHGVAVLDRQIMVLGGLCYNGHYSDSILTFDPDENKWKEDEYPRMPCKLDGLQVCSLHFPEYVLEHVRRCS; translated from the exons ATGTCCGAAGGAGCCAGAGCTGCCTGGTCGAAGAGGGGTTGTGGGGATTCGCACCGCCGAG AACCAGGGAAGCATAAACACAGGAAATGCGAGCGGCCCCTTAGCGCTCAGCCGTCAAAGCCTGTGATTGTTCGCCCGGGCTCCAAAAG GTGTGTTATGTCGGGGGCGGATGTGGAGGTGTACCTGTCCCAGGTGCACGATGGGAGTGTGTCGTCGGGCTTCCGGGCGCTGTACGAGGAGCGTCTGCTGCTGGATGTCACGCTGTTGATAGAGGAGCACCACTTCCAG GCCCACAAGGCGCTTCTGGCCACCCAGAGCGACTACTTCCGGGTCATGTTCACAGCAGACATGAGGGAGAGGGACCAGGACAAGATCCACATGAAGGGGCTGACAGCTGCTGGGTTCGGTCACATCCTCCGGTTCATGTACTACGGCTCGCTGGAGCTCAGCATGCCCACTGTCCAAGAAATCCTGCAG GCGGCCATGTACGTCCAGCTGACGGAGGCGGTGGAGTTCTGCTGCTCCTTCCTGCTGGCCAAGATCTGCCTGGAGAACTGTGCCGAGGTCATGCGCCTACTGGAGGACTTCAGCGTGGGCGTGGAGGGCGTCCAGGAGCAGCTCGACAACTTCCTACTCGACAACTTTGTCCCCCTCATGAGCCGACCCGACTTCCTGTCCTACCTCAGCCTCGAGAGACTGCAG gcGTACCTGAACAGCGATGCTCTGAGTCGCTTCCCTGAAATCGAGCTGTATGAAGCTGTTCAGGCGTGGCTGCGGCACGACCGGCGGCGCTGGAGGCACACGGACACCATCGTGCAGTCCATCCGCTTCTGTCTCATGACGCCAGCCAACATCTTTGAGAAG gtgaAGACGTCAGAGTTTTACCGTTACTCCAGACAGCTGAGGCAGGAGGTGGACCAGGCGCTCAGCTACTTCCATGATGTCAACCAGCAACCTCTGGTGGAGACACGCTCCAACCGCATCCGCTCCGTCCGCCCACAGACCGCCGTCTTCAGGGGGATGATCGGTCACAGTATGGTCAACAGCAagatcctgctgctgcagcgcCCAAAGGTGTCTGCTCGTTTTTCTGCCCCGGAGGACAAACATCATCTACGCTCCAGG GTGTGGTGGGAGCTGGAGGGACCTCAGGTGCCGTTACGACCCGACTGCCTGGCTATTGTCAACAACTTTGCCTTCCTGCTGGGCGGAGAGGAGCTGGGGCCCGACGGAGAGTTTCACGCCTCCTCCAAAGTCTACCGCTACGACCCTCGACAGAACTCCTGGCTACGCATGGCTGACATGTCTGTTCCCAG GTCAGAGTTTGCCGTGGGCGTCATCGGCAAGTTTATTTATGCCGTGGCGGGCCGCACGCGGGACGAGACCTTCTACTCCACGGAGCGCTACGACATCACAGAGGACCGCTGGGAGTTCGTGGACCCGTACCCCGTAAACAAGTACGGTCACGAGGGAACGGTCCTTAATGGTAAACTGTACATCACCGGTggcatcacctcctcctccacctccaaacaggtgtgtgtgttcgaTCCGGGGCGGGAGGCGGGAggcgggggaggaggagggagctcGGGGGGCTCGGACGCACACAGGACACGCGCCGGCCGAGGCCCGCTGCTGCCCGGCACTCACGCCAGCTGCTGGGAGAACAAATCCAAAATGAACTACGCCCGTTGCTTCCACAAGATGATCTCTCACAACGGGAAGCTGTACGTGTTCGGAGGGGTGTGCGTGATCCTGCGGGCGTCCTTCGAGTCGCAGGGCTGCCCGTCCACCGAGGTGTACGACCCAGAGACTGACGAGTGGACCATCCTCGCCTCCATGCCCATTGGGCGCAGCGGCCACGGGGTGGCGGTGTTGGACAGGCAGATCATGGTGCTGGGCGGCCTGTGTTACAACGGCCACTACAGTGACTCCATCCTCACCTTCGACCCCGACGAAAACAAGTGGAAGGAGGACGAGTATCCCAGGATGCCTTGCAAACTGGACGGTCTGCAGGTGTGCAGTCTGCATTTCCCAGAGTATGTGCTAGAGCACGTCAGACGCTGCAGCTGA
- the klhl15 gene encoding kelch-like protein 15 isoform X3, giving the protein MPVANQRCVMSGADVEVYLSQVHDGSVSSGFRALYEERLLLDVTLLIEEHHFQAHKALLATQSDYFRVMFTADMRERDQDKIHMKGLTAAGFGHILRFMYYGSLELSMPTVQEILQAAMYVQLTEAVEFCCSFLLAKICLENCAEVMRLLEDFSVGVEGVQEQLDNFLLDNFVPLMSRPDFLSYLSLERLQAYLNSDALSRFPEIELYEAVQAWLRHDRRRWRHTDTIVQSIRFCLMTPANIFEKVKTSEFYRYSRQLRQEVDQALSYFHDVNQQPLVETRSNRIRSVRPQTAVFRGMIGHSMVNSKILLLQRPKVSARFSAPEDKHHLRSRVWWELEGPQVPLRPDCLAIVNNFAFLLGGEELGPDGEFHASSKVYRYDPRQNSWLRMADMSVPRSEFAVGVIGKFIYAVAGRTRDETFYSTERYDITEDRWEFVDPYPVNKYGHEGTVLNGKLYITGGITSSSTSKQVCVFDPGREAGGGGGGGSSGGSDAHRTRAGRGPLLPGTHASCWENKSKMNYARCFHKMISHNGKLYVFGGVCVILRASFESQGCPSTEVYDPETDEWTILASMPIGRSGHGVAVLDRQIMVLGGLCYNGHYSDSILTFDPDENKWKEDEYPRMPCKLDGLQVCSLHFPEYVLEHVRRCS; this is encoded by the exons ATGCCCGTGGCCAATCAGAG GTGTGTTATGTCGGGGGCGGATGTGGAGGTGTACCTGTCCCAGGTGCACGATGGGAGTGTGTCGTCGGGCTTCCGGGCGCTGTACGAGGAGCGTCTGCTGCTGGATGTCACGCTGTTGATAGAGGAGCACCACTTCCAG GCCCACAAGGCGCTTCTGGCCACCCAGAGCGACTACTTCCGGGTCATGTTCACAGCAGACATGAGGGAGAGGGACCAGGACAAGATCCACATGAAGGGGCTGACAGCTGCTGGGTTCGGTCACATCCTCCGGTTCATGTACTACGGCTCGCTGGAGCTCAGCATGCCCACTGTCCAAGAAATCCTGCAG GCGGCCATGTACGTCCAGCTGACGGAGGCGGTGGAGTTCTGCTGCTCCTTCCTGCTGGCCAAGATCTGCCTGGAGAACTGTGCCGAGGTCATGCGCCTACTGGAGGACTTCAGCGTGGGCGTGGAGGGCGTCCAGGAGCAGCTCGACAACTTCCTACTCGACAACTTTGTCCCCCTCATGAGCCGACCCGACTTCCTGTCCTACCTCAGCCTCGAGAGACTGCAG gcGTACCTGAACAGCGATGCTCTGAGTCGCTTCCCTGAAATCGAGCTGTATGAAGCTGTTCAGGCGTGGCTGCGGCACGACCGGCGGCGCTGGAGGCACACGGACACCATCGTGCAGTCCATCCGCTTCTGTCTCATGACGCCAGCCAACATCTTTGAGAAG gtgaAGACGTCAGAGTTTTACCGTTACTCCAGACAGCTGAGGCAGGAGGTGGACCAGGCGCTCAGCTACTTCCATGATGTCAACCAGCAACCTCTGGTGGAGACACGCTCCAACCGCATCCGCTCCGTCCGCCCACAGACCGCCGTCTTCAGGGGGATGATCGGTCACAGTATGGTCAACAGCAagatcctgctgctgcagcgcCCAAAGGTGTCTGCTCGTTTTTCTGCCCCGGAGGACAAACATCATCTACGCTCCAGG GTGTGGTGGGAGCTGGAGGGACCTCAGGTGCCGTTACGACCCGACTGCCTGGCTATTGTCAACAACTTTGCCTTCCTGCTGGGCGGAGAGGAGCTGGGGCCCGACGGAGAGTTTCACGCCTCCTCCAAAGTCTACCGCTACGACCCTCGACAGAACTCCTGGCTACGCATGGCTGACATGTCTGTTCCCAG GTCAGAGTTTGCCGTGGGCGTCATCGGCAAGTTTATTTATGCCGTGGCGGGCCGCACGCGGGACGAGACCTTCTACTCCACGGAGCGCTACGACATCACAGAGGACCGCTGGGAGTTCGTGGACCCGTACCCCGTAAACAAGTACGGTCACGAGGGAACGGTCCTTAATGGTAAACTGTACATCACCGGTggcatcacctcctcctccacctccaaacaggtgtgtgtgttcgaTCCGGGGCGGGAGGCGGGAggcgggggaggaggagggagctcGGGGGGCTCGGACGCACACAGGACACGCGCCGGCCGAGGCCCGCTGCTGCCCGGCACTCACGCCAGCTGCTGGGAGAACAAATCCAAAATGAACTACGCCCGTTGCTTCCACAAGATGATCTCTCACAACGGGAAGCTGTACGTGTTCGGAGGGGTGTGCGTGATCCTGCGGGCGTCCTTCGAGTCGCAGGGCTGCCCGTCCACCGAGGTGTACGACCCAGAGACTGACGAGTGGACCATCCTCGCCTCCATGCCCATTGGGCGCAGCGGCCACGGGGTGGCGGTGTTGGACAGGCAGATCATGGTGCTGGGCGGCCTGTGTTACAACGGCCACTACAGTGACTCCATCCTCACCTTCGACCCCGACGAAAACAAGTGGAAGGAGGACGAGTATCCCAGGATGCCTTGCAAACTGGACGGTCTGCAGGTGTGCAGTCTGCATTTCCCAGAGTATGTGCTAGAGCACGTCAGACGCTGCAGCTGA
- the klhl15 gene encoding kelch-like protein 15 isoform X2, with product MSEGARAAWSKRGCGDSHRREPGKHKHRKCERPLSAQPSKPVIVRPGSKRCVMSGADVEVYLSQVHDGSVSSGFRALYEERLLLDVTLLIEEHHFQAHKALLATQSDYFRVMFTADMRERDQDKIHMKGLTAAGFGHILRFMYYGSLELSMPTVQEILQAAMYVQLTEAVEFCCSFLLAKICLENCAEVMRLLEDFSVGVEGVQEQLDNFLLDNFVPLMSRPDFLSYLSLERLQAYLNSDALSRFPEIELYEAVQAWLRHDRRRWRHTDTIVQSIRFCLMTPANIFEKVKTSEFYRYSRQLRQEVDQALSYFHDVNQQPLVETRSNRIRSVRPQTAVFRGMIGHSMVNSKILLLQRPKVWWELEGPQVPLRPDCLAIVNNFAFLLGGEELGPDGEFHASSKVYRYDPRQNSWLRMADMSVPRSEFAVGVIGKFIYAVAGRTRDETFYSTERYDITEDRWEFVDPYPVNKYGHEGTVLNGKLYITGGITSSSTSKQVCVFDPGREAGGGGGGGSSGGSDAHRTRAGRGPLLPGTHASCWENKSKMNYARCFHKMISHNGKLYVFGGVCVILRASFESQGCPSTEVYDPETDEWTILASMPIGRSGHGVAVLDRQIMVLGGLCYNGHYSDSILTFDPDENKWKEDEYPRMPCKLDGLQVCSLHFPEYVLEHVRRCS from the exons ATGTCCGAAGGAGCCAGAGCTGCCTGGTCGAAGAGGGGTTGTGGGGATTCGCACCGCCGAG AACCAGGGAAGCATAAACACAGGAAATGCGAGCGGCCCCTTAGCGCTCAGCCGTCAAAGCCTGTGATTGTTCGCCCGGGCTCCAAAAG GTGTGTTATGTCGGGGGCGGATGTGGAGGTGTACCTGTCCCAGGTGCACGATGGGAGTGTGTCGTCGGGCTTCCGGGCGCTGTACGAGGAGCGTCTGCTGCTGGATGTCACGCTGTTGATAGAGGAGCACCACTTCCAG GCCCACAAGGCGCTTCTGGCCACCCAGAGCGACTACTTCCGGGTCATGTTCACAGCAGACATGAGGGAGAGGGACCAGGACAAGATCCACATGAAGGGGCTGACAGCTGCTGGGTTCGGTCACATCCTCCGGTTCATGTACTACGGCTCGCTGGAGCTCAGCATGCCCACTGTCCAAGAAATCCTGCAG GCGGCCATGTACGTCCAGCTGACGGAGGCGGTGGAGTTCTGCTGCTCCTTCCTGCTGGCCAAGATCTGCCTGGAGAACTGTGCCGAGGTCATGCGCCTACTGGAGGACTTCAGCGTGGGCGTGGAGGGCGTCCAGGAGCAGCTCGACAACTTCCTACTCGACAACTTTGTCCCCCTCATGAGCCGACCCGACTTCCTGTCCTACCTCAGCCTCGAGAGACTGCAG gcGTACCTGAACAGCGATGCTCTGAGTCGCTTCCCTGAAATCGAGCTGTATGAAGCTGTTCAGGCGTGGCTGCGGCACGACCGGCGGCGCTGGAGGCACACGGACACCATCGTGCAGTCCATCCGCTTCTGTCTCATGACGCCAGCCAACATCTTTGAGAAG gtgaAGACGTCAGAGTTTTACCGTTACTCCAGACAGCTGAGGCAGGAGGTGGACCAGGCGCTCAGCTACTTCCATGATGTCAACCAGCAACCTCTGGTGGAGACACGCTCCAACCGCATCCGCTCCGTCCGCCCACAGACCGCCGTCTTCAGGGGGATGATCGGTCACAGTATGGTCAACAGCAagatcctgctgctgcagcgcCCAAAG GTGTGGTGGGAGCTGGAGGGACCTCAGGTGCCGTTACGACCCGACTGCCTGGCTATTGTCAACAACTTTGCCTTCCTGCTGGGCGGAGAGGAGCTGGGGCCCGACGGAGAGTTTCACGCCTCCTCCAAAGTCTACCGCTACGACCCTCGACAGAACTCCTGGCTACGCATGGCTGACATGTCTGTTCCCAG GTCAGAGTTTGCCGTGGGCGTCATCGGCAAGTTTATTTATGCCGTGGCGGGCCGCACGCGGGACGAGACCTTCTACTCCACGGAGCGCTACGACATCACAGAGGACCGCTGGGAGTTCGTGGACCCGTACCCCGTAAACAAGTACGGTCACGAGGGAACGGTCCTTAATGGTAAACTGTACATCACCGGTggcatcacctcctcctccacctccaaacaggtgtgtgtgttcgaTCCGGGGCGGGAGGCGGGAggcgggggaggaggagggagctcGGGGGGCTCGGACGCACACAGGACACGCGCCGGCCGAGGCCCGCTGCTGCCCGGCACTCACGCCAGCTGCTGGGAGAACAAATCCAAAATGAACTACGCCCGTTGCTTCCACAAGATGATCTCTCACAACGGGAAGCTGTACGTGTTCGGAGGGGTGTGCGTGATCCTGCGGGCGTCCTTCGAGTCGCAGGGCTGCCCGTCCACCGAGGTGTACGACCCAGAGACTGACGAGTGGACCATCCTCGCCTCCATGCCCATTGGGCGCAGCGGCCACGGGGTGGCGGTGTTGGACAGGCAGATCATGGTGCTGGGCGGCCTGTGTTACAACGGCCACTACAGTGACTCCATCCTCACCTTCGACCCCGACGAAAACAAGTGGAAGGAGGACGAGTATCCCAGGATGCCTTGCAAACTGGACGGTCTGCAGGTGTGCAGTCTGCATTTCCCAGAGTATGTGCTAGAGCACGTCAGACGCTGCAGCTGA